One genomic region from Streptomyces sp. NBC_00582 encodes:
- a CDS encoding GNAT family N-acetyltransferase, protein MTGLGPVAWPPAPIRTERLVLRESEPRDRAAFIELFASPEVRTYLGGPRPRDELESAVPELPGRRPGLFVIDLDGAMIGTVTLDRRDAERPGHIRPDAGEAELGYMFLPEAWGRGYATEACAAALRWFAAALPGEPVVLCTQTANDRSMRLAAKLGFTEARRFEEWGAEQWFGVWLPTTPSSSRRRRPGHARSDGEPHQGQGDGRGAGA, encoded by the coding sequence ATGACCGGACTCGGACCCGTCGCCTGGCCACCTGCCCCGATAAGGACCGAACGGCTCGTCCTTCGCGAGTCCGAGCCTCGAGACCGTGCGGCGTTCATCGAGTTGTTCGCATCGCCTGAGGTGCGCACCTACCTCGGTGGTCCTCGACCGCGTGATGAGCTCGAAAGCGCCGTGCCTGAACTGCCCGGGCGGCGCCCTGGCCTTTTCGTGATCGATCTCGACGGAGCGATGATCGGCACAGTCACCCTCGATCGGCGCGACGCGGAGCGTCCGGGGCACATCCGTCCGGATGCCGGGGAGGCCGAGCTCGGCTATATGTTCCTGCCAGAGGCGTGGGGACGCGGGTATGCCACCGAGGCGTGCGCGGCGGCGCTCCGCTGGTTCGCCGCCGCGCTGCCCGGCGAGCCGGTGGTGCTCTGCACTCAGACTGCCAACGACCGCTCGATGCGCCTCGCCGCGAAGTTGGGGTTCACCGAGGCACGAAGGTTCGAGGAGTGGGGCGCCGAGCAGTGGTTCGGCGTGTGGTTGCCGACCACGCCGTCCTCTTCTCGACGCCGACGTCCTGGTCACGCTCGCAGCGACGGAGAACCCCACCAAGGTCAGGGTGACGGTAGGGGAGCGGGAGCGTGA